In Roseiconus lacunae, a genomic segment contains:
- a CDS encoding multiheme c-type cytochrome gives MPKSPAVLLVFAILMLVGGYLWYGLTKPNDDVDLNALVKRQSQRESLREIEGLIGGLSIKQIDELARQGRGQSLPSTLISRPMPDTNTWFVGRERHDVGVEIPFKPGHVPTSPPDLDPIHQNPGFLGAQACRECHESIYQSFIQTAHHRTSRKATPDNIAGSFETPDNELFTRDPEVWFEMIRRDQKSFQRVRFFDWMFEVPIDITVGSNLLGESYLYWHGDKLYQLHASYLTESDVWANSPGYVDGDAVFSREIHTACLECHATYIDARQDDEHFTPGSLILGVSCERCHGPGKDHVDFHKSNPTSDQGYQITVPSNLTRDQQMQVCGQCHTGVKPLLDPLGFKFRPGDRLEDHYELTASSSGANGVHTSNQMERLSQSRCFTETSMACVDCHNPHQNDRGRLDVFSKRCLECHEVSHCGAADRVGEGIEGNCIDCHMPRRATENMSIETASGDVFPPLRDHYIRVDDEATSEFLKTR, from the coding sequence ATGCCGAAATCGCCAGCCGTCCTTCTCGTTTTCGCGATCCTCATGCTCGTCGGCGGATACCTCTGGTATGGCCTCACGAAACCCAATGACGACGTCGATTTAAACGCACTCGTCAAACGACAATCCCAGCGGGAATCATTGCGCGAGATCGAGGGCTTGATCGGCGGATTAAGTATCAAGCAAATCGACGAGCTTGCCCGCCAAGGCCGCGGCCAGTCGCTCCCCAGCACGTTGATCAGCCGTCCCATGCCGGACACCAATACCTGGTTCGTCGGTCGCGAAAGGCATGACGTGGGGGTCGAAATTCCTTTTAAACCGGGTCATGTTCCAACCTCACCGCCCGATTTGGATCCGATTCATCAGAACCCAGGTTTCCTCGGTGCTCAGGCTTGCCGCGAGTGCCACGAGTCGATTTATCAGTCGTTTATCCAAACCGCTCACCATCGCACCTCGCGTAAGGCAACTCCGGATAATATCGCCGGTTCATTTGAAACGCCCGACAATGAGCTATTCACTCGCGATCCTGAAGTCTGGTTTGAGATGATCCGGCGTGATCAAAAAAGTTTTCAGCGGGTGCGTTTCTTTGACTGGATGTTCGAAGTCCCGATCGACATCACCGTCGGATCGAATTTACTTGGTGAATCGTATCTGTATTGGCATGGGGACAAGCTTTATCAATTGCACGCGTCGTACCTAACCGAATCAGATGTATGGGCCAACAGTCCCGGCTACGTCGACGGTGATGCCGTTTTCTCACGCGAAATCCACACCGCTTGTCTTGAGTGCCACGCCACGTATATCGATGCCCGCCAAGACGATGAACACTTCACACCGGGTTCGCTGATCCTGGGTGTGTCCTGCGAACGGTGCCATGGCCCGGGAAAAGATCACGTCGATTTTCACAAGTCGAATCCAACTAGCGACCAGGGCTACCAGATCACGGTGCCTTCCAACCTGACACGTGATCAACAAATGCAAGTTTGTGGGCAGTGTCACACCGGTGTGAAGCCACTACTCGATCCGCTGGGGTTCAAGTTCCGTCCCGGTGACCGCCTGGAAGATCACTACGAACTCACCGCGAGCAGCAGCGGTGCGAACGGTGTGCACACTAGCAATCAAATGGAACGTCTATCGCAAAGTCGCTGCTTCACCGAGACATCGATGGCTTGCGTCGACTGTCATAATCCCCATCAAAATGATCGCGGACGACTCGACGTCTTCTCGAAGCGTTGTTTGGAATGCCATGAAGTGTCGCATTGCGGAGCCGCTGACCGAGTCGGAGAGGGGATTGAGGGAAACTGCATCGATTGCCACATGCCACGACGAGCAACCGAAAACATGTCCATCGAAACAGCAAGCGGCGATGTTTTCCCGCCGCTTCGGGATCACTACATTCGCGTGGACGACGAAGCGACATCCGAGTTTCTGAAAACTCGGTGA
- the surE gene encoding 5'/3'-nucleotidase SurE — MKILLTNDDGVEAPGLQALSESLDHVLGLRDLRSRCEVRVVAPNRCRSECGHSLEAKRPLLVEQVRDGWHCVDGTPVDCVRVALQAMNYPADLVISGINAGANLGVNLLVSGTFAAAREASLQGVPAMAVSHYRRPGVPKEWAHTPQWLEQTIGDFLDTAILFERNHSLGLAPLWNVNLPATEMPGDQVPPRVHCAVDRKPLDRQGRIGEDGSVQFELDFHARPRESGRDVDHCFSGSITVSHVDPHFGLGD, encoded by the coding sequence GTGAAAATATTGTTGACGAACGATGACGGTGTCGAGGCGCCCGGCTTACAGGCCCTCTCGGAAAGTCTCGATCATGTGCTCGGTCTTCGCGACTTGCGATCTCGATGCGAAGTTCGCGTGGTTGCTCCCAATCGTTGTCGCAGCGAATGCGGACATAGCTTGGAAGCGAAACGTCCGCTTCTGGTCGAACAGGTTCGCGATGGCTGGCATTGCGTCGACGGGACGCCGGTCGACTGTGTACGTGTTGCCTTGCAAGCGATGAACTACCCCGCCGACCTTGTGATCTCTGGAATCAACGCGGGCGCCAACCTGGGCGTCAACCTTTTGGTCAGCGGAACTTTCGCGGCCGCGCGTGAAGCGAGTCTGCAGGGCGTCCCCGCGATGGCAGTGTCCCACTATCGACGGCCGGGTGTTCCGAAGGAATGGGCGCACACGCCCCAGTGGCTGGAACAAACAATTGGCGACTTTTTAGATACGGCGATTCTGTTCGAACGCAATCATTCACTCGGACTCGCACCACTTTGGAACGTCAACTTGCCCGCGACTGAAATGCCGGGTGATCAGGTCCCGCCTCGTGTGCATTGTGCGGTCGATCGAAAACCGCTCGATCGCCAAGGGCGCATCGGCGAAGACGGTAGCGTCCAGTTCGAACTGGACTTCCACGCTCGCCCACGCGAAAGCGGGCGTGACGTCGATCATTGTTTTTCAGGATCGATCACCGTCAGTCATGTCGATCCACATTTTGGGCTCGGTGACTGA
- a CDS encoding class I SAM-dependent methyltransferase — translation MSTVTPSDNDSKHSDSERNGASRRGPDRNGSSVRSPKRRRLGVPHAAKLYHNLVPAYQAVWPAVAGKNIRTAIGRMQMMSGSKVLEVGVGTGLSLPNYPRHVELTGIDLSESMLAEAEALIHRNGWDHIGVRAMNAENLDFEDNQFDVVTSFHTVSVVSNPARMMREIVRVCRPGGQILIINHFRSENPLIAKVVDSAGNVTRRLGWRTDLELQEIMKELPIQIEERYKPNPFSFFTIMRATCKPAA, via the coding sequence ATGAGCACGGTTACGCCAAGCGATAACGATTCTAAACACAGCGATTCCGAACGAAATGGCGCAAGCCGTCGCGGCCCCGACCGCAACGGCAGCAGCGTTCGGTCACCGAAACGCCGCCGGCTAGGCGTCCCGCACGCGGCAAAGCTGTACCATAATTTGGTCCCGGCTTACCAAGCGGTTTGGCCAGCGGTCGCGGGTAAGAATATCCGCACGGCGATTGGGCGAATGCAGATGATGTCGGGCTCAAAGGTGCTCGAAGTCGGCGTTGGCACCGGTTTATCACTGCCTAATTACCCACGGCACGTCGAGTTAACCGGCATCGATCTTTCGGAATCCATGTTGGCCGAAGCGGAGGCCTTGATCCATCGCAATGGTTGGGATCACATTGGCGTTCGAGCGATGAACGCGGAGAATCTGGACTTCGAAGATAACCAGTTCGACGTGGTGACTTCGTTTCACACCGTGAGTGTAGTTTCAAACCCGGCTCGTATGATGCGCGAGATTGTTCGGGTTTGCCGGCCCGGCGGGCAAATCTTGATCATCAATCACTTCCGCAGCGAGAACCCTCTGATAGCCAAGGTCGTCGACTCGGCGGGCAACGTGACCCGTCGTTTGGGCTGGCGCACCGACCTGGAGCTGCAGGAAATCATGAAAGAACTGCCGATTCAGATCGAGGAACGCTACAAACCCAATCCGTTTTCGTTCTTTACGATCATGCGGGCGACTTGCAAGCCTGCGGCATAA
- a CDS encoding flavodoxin/ferredoxin-dependent (E)-4-hydroxy-3-methylbut-2-enyl-diphosphate synthase, with protein MEIKRNATRPVSIGDIIVGDFNPIAVQSMTATKTQDIDATVAQAEAYRGAGAGVVRIAVDSPKDAAALAEIRSQTKANLAVDLQENFRLAEAVAPYVDKIRYNPGHLYHHQRSKPWQDKVRFIIDQALEHDCAIRIGVNCGSVDPDKKERYDPSDSITPMLESALEHCDFVDSLGFTRYVVSLKDSDPQKVIEVNTKFAERRPDVPLHLGVTEAGMPPEGVIKTRIAFEQLIGRGIGDTVRVSLTLPNDRKPEEIDAGRQIVDDIYAGRVRTVVKLNDKALNIISCPSCSRVENEAFIDLAQQVKQMTEYAKDYDITIAVMGCRVNGPGETDDADLGLWCGPAKVNLKRGPEPLGAFGYDEILPRLQKELDALITVKTAKV; from the coding sequence ATGGAAATTAAACGAAACGCGACCCGACCGGTATCGATCGGCGACATCATCGTCGGCGACTTCAATCCGATTGCGGTCCAGAGCATGACGGCAACGAAAACGCAAGACATCGACGCAACGGTCGCACAGGCGGAAGCCTATCGCGGTGCCGGTGCTGGCGTGGTTCGCATCGCGGTCGATAGCCCCAAAGACGCGGCCGCGCTCGCCGAAATCCGCAGCCAAACCAAGGCGAACTTGGCGGTCGACTTGCAAGAGAACTTTCGCCTGGCCGAAGCGGTCGCGCCCTATGTCGACAAGATTCGTTACAACCCGGGACACTTGTATCATCACCAACGGTCAAAACCATGGCAGGACAAAGTCCGCTTTATCATCGATCAGGCACTTGAGCATGATTGTGCGATCCGAATCGGTGTCAACTGTGGCAGCGTCGATCCGGACAAAAAGGAACGCTATGACCCCAGCGATTCGATCACGCCGATGCTTGAAAGTGCGCTCGAACACTGTGATTTCGTCGACTCCCTTGGTTTCACTCGCTACGTGGTTTCCCTGAAAGACAGCGACCCACAAAAAGTCATCGAGGTCAACACGAAGTTCGCCGAGCGACGCCCCGATGTCCCGCTGCACCTCGGCGTGACCGAAGCAGGAATGCCCCCCGAAGGCGTCATTAAGACTCGAATTGCGTTTGAACAACTGATCGGTCGTGGTATCGGTGATACCGTTCGCGTTTCGTTGACACTGCCGAACGATCGCAAGCCAGAAGAAATCGATGCCGGACGCCAGATCGTCGACGACATTTACGCGGGGCGGGTTCGCACGGTCGTCAAACTAAACGACAAGGCGCTCAACATCATCAGTTGCCCTAGTTGTTCACGCGTCGAAAACGAGGCGTTTATTGATTTGGCCCAACAGGTCAAACAGATGACTGAATATGCCAAGGACTACGACATCACGATTGCCGTGATGGGTTGTCGCGTGAACGGTCCCGGTGAGACGGATGATGCCGACTTGGGACTCTGGTGTGGACCGGCCAAAGTCAACTTGAAACGCGGGCCGGAGCCATTGGGTGCATTTGGATACGACGAAATCCTACCGCGACTTCAAAAAGAACTCGACGCACTGATCACGGTCAAAACAGCAAAGGTTTAG
- a CDS encoding glycosyltransferase, translating into MNVDLIITELNVGGAEKALTRLAIGLTKRDHSVRVLSIGSEPKEEHHALVDQLRSAEIPIAFGDCDSARQFLQARRWLHKQFKRHPADIRQSFLFHANCLTAAAALGRVSSDSSGPVPLVGGIRVAEHRPLRCKLESIALKRMSHVVCVSEAVRSFSERDMRVSPDRLSVIPNGIEIDDRGHQARFEWSTIGLPSDSRVILFVGRLHPQKGLELLQQQITSIVASDPRTRLVLIGQGPLKSDLETWIQNLPDDRVRLLPFQTDLRPFYAACEVLVLPSHYEGMPNVILEAMAMEKAVVCSRIEGTAELFPPVPSAATQTAGIPEGISDVPQDSIDLQRRQYQTFERGDGDAMSARLLDLLRDDSLRESFGQANRRYVERFFTVETMVDRYETLYASLVRGVRQ; encoded by the coding sequence ATGAATGTCGATCTGATCATCACGGAGCTGAATGTCGGCGGTGCCGAGAAAGCACTCACGCGCCTCGCCATCGGCTTAACAAAACGCGATCATTCGGTGCGAGTTCTGTCGATCGGATCGGAGCCAAAAGAAGAACACCACGCCTTGGTCGATCAATTGCGATCAGCAGAGATTCCGATTGCGTTCGGCGATTGCGATTCGGCGCGTCAGTTCTTGCAAGCCCGCCGTTGGCTCCACAAGCAATTCAAACGGCACCCCGCCGACATTCGCCAGTCGTTCTTATTCCACGCCAACTGCCTCACCGCTGCGGCGGCACTCGGTCGGGTAAGTTCAGATTCCTCGGGTCCGGTGCCCTTGGTCGGCGGAATTCGTGTCGCGGAGCATCGCCCGCTTCGATGCAAGCTGGAATCGATCGCGCTGAAGCGGATGAGTCACGTCGTCTGCGTGAGCGAGGCTGTTCGCTCCTTCAGCGAACGTGACATGCGTGTTTCGCCGGATCGGTTGAGTGTGATTCCCAATGGTATCGAGATTGACGATCGCGGCCATCAGGCCCGTTTCGAGTGGTCGACGATCGGACTCCCTAGCGATAGCCGCGTCATTCTGTTCGTCGGACGTCTGCACCCGCAAAAAGGCTTGGAATTATTACAGCAGCAGATCACATCGATCGTTGCGAGTGATCCCCGGACTCGGTTGGTTCTGATCGGCCAAGGACCGCTGAAGTCGGATCTGGAAACCTGGATCCAAAATCTCCCCGACGACCGAGTTCGGTTGCTGCCGTTTCAAACGGATTTGCGACCGTTTTATGCCGCATGCGAAGTCCTGGTGCTTCCCAGCCACTACGAGGGGATGCCAAACGTGATTTTGGAGGCGATGGCGATGGAGAAGGCAGTCGTTTGCAGCCGTATCGAAGGGACCGCAGAACTGTTTCCCCCAGTTCCCTCGGCGGCTACGCAGACAGCCGGCATTCCCGAGGGTATATCGGACGTACCACAGGATTCGATCGACCTCCAGCGTCGCCAATATCAGACTTTCGAACGGGGTGATGGCGACGCGATGTCAGCGCGTTTACTCGATTTGCTGCGTGACGATTCACTGCGTGAATCATTTGGACAGGCGAATCGTCGTTACGTCGAACGTTTTTTCACTGTTGAGACTATGGTCGACCGCTACGAAACGCTTTACGCCTCACTCGTTCGCGGGGTGAGGCAATGA
- a CDS encoding pyridoxal phosphate-dependent aminotransferase yields MHPWIAQRTTTFDASGIRKVFDLAAKLTDPINLSIGQPDFDVPESIQEAAIDAIRGGKNAYSPTQGIGPLREALSKEIADRFGHADRDVFVSSGTSGGLMLSMLSMIDPGDEVIYLDPYFVMYPALLKMCGGVPVPIDSYPTFELDPDKIAAAVTDKTKMILLNSPANPTGVTATAEQLEAVAKLAADKGIALVSDEIYSRFHYDGDFVSPTSFNPDTIVIDGFSKSHAMTGWRVGYVHGPREIIATMLKIQQYSFVCSPQPAQWGALRAMEVSLDGHIEDYRRKRDLICDLLQDDFEFTRPGGAFYLFPKAPGDAGGEAFVHRAIERGLLIIPGNIFSDKDTHFRISFAATDDTLRRGAALLCELAKEA; encoded by the coding sequence ATGCATCCTTGGATCGCCCAACGTACGACAACATTCGATGCCAGCGGAATTCGCAAAGTCTTTGACTTGGCAGCGAAGTTAACCGATCCGATCAATCTGTCGATCGGGCAGCCTGATTTCGATGTCCCCGAGTCGATCCAGGAGGCGGCGATCGATGCGATTCGCGGCGGCAAGAACGCGTATTCACCGACGCAGGGAATCGGTCCTTTGCGAGAGGCTCTGTCGAAGGAAATCGCCGACCGATTCGGTCACGCCGATCGCGACGTATTTGTTTCCAGCGGGACCAGCGGCGGTTTGATGTTGTCGATGCTTTCGATGATCGATCCGGGAGACGAAGTCATCTATTTAGATCCGTACTTTGTGATGTATCCGGCGCTACTAAAGATGTGCGGTGGTGTTCCCGTTCCGATCGACTCTTATCCGACGTTCGAGCTAGATCCGGACAAAATCGCAGCCGCGGTGACTGACAAGACCAAGATGATACTGCTCAACAGTCCCGCCAACCCGACCGGAGTCACTGCGACGGCGGAACAACTCGAAGCCGTCGCAAAGCTGGCTGCTGACAAAGGAATCGCGTTGGTCAGCGATGAAATTTATTCGCGATTTCACTACGACGGCGACTTCGTATCACCGACATCGTTTAACCCCGACACGATCGTGATCGACGGATTCAGCAAAAGCCATGCGATGACCGGTTGGAGGGTGGGCTATGTCCATGGGCCGCGAGAAATCATCGCAACGATGTTGAAAATCCAGCAGTACTCGTTCGTTTGTTCTCCCCAACCGGCTCAGTGGGGGGCACTCCGTGCGATGGAGGTCTCACTTGACGGGCATATCGAAGACTATCGGCGCAAACGCGATTTGATTTGCGATCTGCTCCAAGATGATTTCGAATTTACGCGACCCGGTGGAGCGTTTTATCTGTTCCCCAAAGCTCCGGGTGATGCGGGCGGAGAAGCATTTGTGCATCGGGCTATCGAACGCGGGCTGTTGATCATTCCAGGCAATATTTTCAGCGACAAGGACACGCATTTCCGGATCAGCTTTGCCGCCACCGACGATACGTTGCGGCGAGGTGCGGCGCTGCTGTGTGAATTGGCCAAAGAGGCCTGA
- a CDS encoding cofactor-independent phosphoglycerate mutase, with protein sequence MKYVIVIPDGCADEPIEALDGKTPLQAATLPNMDAIAARGALALSNNTPAHFPAGSEVANLCLFGYDPDQYFTGRAPLEAAAGGITLGPHDFAVRCNLVTIEDQVMIDFTADHISTDEATELLKTAGEKLLGDFGGRFEFVPGVSYRNLLIYRGDASVPAPFSKESRSRAPHDLTDLSVADDFPRGPGSDLLVKLMNESAEVFANHPVNVKRLAQGKRPATNVWLWGLGGAPSMPSFEERFGVRGSMITAVDLLRGIAALAGWPRIEVEGATGYLDTDYAAKGQAAIEALGQFDLVCVHIEAPDEASHEGRHDAKIEALEQIDQHVVGPLVETLQKYGDHRILVMPDHPTFCSTKKHAHGLVPLAMAGTGIEADSQTTYDEVAAEAAGKVFEKGWDLMDAFVISND encoded by the coding sequence ATGAAGTACGTCATCGTAATCCCGGATGGATGTGCGGACGAACCGATCGAAGCCCTCGACGGCAAAACGCCTTTGCAAGCGGCGACGTTGCCGAACATGGATGCCATCGCCGCCCGCGGCGCACTCGCCTTGTCGAATAATACGCCGGCTCATTTTCCTGCCGGCAGCGAGGTGGCTAATCTGTGCCTGTTTGGCTATGACCCCGATCAATACTTCACGGGGCGGGCACCGCTGGAAGCGGCGGCAGGTGGGATCACGCTTGGGCCACACGATTTCGCGGTCCGCTGTAATTTGGTGACGATCGAAGATCAGGTGATGATTGACTTCACGGCCGATCACATCAGCACCGACGAAGCGACCGAATTGCTGAAAACCGCCGGAGAAAAGTTGCTGGGGGACTTCGGCGGCCGCTTCGAATTCGTCCCCGGGGTGAGCTACCGAAACCTGCTGATTTATCGTGGTGACGCGTCGGTGCCGGCTCCGTTTTCAAAAGAATCCCGTTCGCGTGCTCCACACGATTTGACCGACTTGTCGGTGGCCGACGATTTTCCGCGGGGCCCCGGAAGTGATCTATTGGTCAAATTAATGAACGAGTCGGCGGAGGTCTTTGCGAACCACCCCGTCAACGTGAAACGACTGGCCCAAGGAAAGCGGCCGGCCACCAATGTCTGGCTTTGGGGACTCGGCGGTGCTCCGTCGATGCCCAGCTTCGAAGAGCGGTTTGGTGTCCGCGGTTCGATGATCACCGCCGTCGATCTACTCCGTGGTATTGCCGCGCTCGCCGGTTGGCCTCGAATCGAGGTCGAAGGGGCTACCGGTTACTTGGACACCGATTATGCTGCGAAAGGCCAAGCGGCAATCGAGGCACTTGGTCAATTCGATTTGGTTTGTGTCCACATCGAAGCCCCCGATGAGGCGTCCCACGAAGGCCGTCATGATGCGAAGATCGAAGCACTGGAGCAAATCGACCAGCACGTCGTCGGCCCACTCGTCGAAACTCTGCAAAAGTACGGTGATCATCGCATTCTGGTGATGCCAGACCACCCAACATTCTGCAGTACCAAAAAGCATGCGCATGGGCTGGTGCCGCTAGCGATGGCGGGGACGGGTATCGAAGCGGATTCCCAAACCACCTACGACGAAGTAGCCGCGGAAGCCGCCGGCAAGGTATTCGAGAAAGGCTGGGATCTGATGGATGCGTTCGTGATCAGTAACGACTGA
- a CDS encoding aspartate kinase — MSLIVQKFGGTSVADVEKIRAAARKAIRAQHQGHRVVMVVSAMGKNTDRLLELAGEFGPNPPAREMDMLLSTGEQVSVSLVAMAIASLGSRAVSLTGGQIGLHTDSSFSKARIRSISTERIEKLLDDGNIVVAAGFQGIDDDLNITTLGRGGSDTTAVALAAVLGAEACEIYTDVDGVYTTDPRLLPEARRVDVISYNEMLELASLGASVMHNRSIEFAKKFGVPIHVRSSFSDSQGTMIVAEQESESAPVSGAAMTPDEARVTVLGVPDIPGKSLQIFSAIAERKIAVDMVVQNIGDGGKADVSFTVQRNELETTLSALEPILESIGADGITHDDQVSKVSVVGANMANQAGVASQMFRALADAGVNIHMITTSEIKISALVRRDQASDALRAVHRSFKLHETPDDAKSWSQIKADREAEGVEVETLISRLRDDALEALTLTGISLLDGQARVTLSGVPDQPGIAADMFERIGAAGIFVDMIVQGYDGEDGSTSVSFTVNAETLEASLKVANEIAKSHGMRAVQGEAGIAKVTVSGIGLRSHTHVATLLFRTLSDNDINVEMIGTSELQVNAVIDSKSAEAAKQGLEKVFAGSLY; from the coding sequence ATGTCATTGATCGTTCAAAAGTTCGGCGGAACCAGTGTCGCCGATGTCGAAAAAATCCGCGCGGCGGCTCGGAAAGCAATTCGTGCACAGCACCAGGGCCACCGGGTGGTGATGGTGGTCAGTGCGATGGGGAAAAACACTGACCGATTGCTTGAGCTTGCCGGTGAGTTCGGCCCCAACCCGCCGGCGCGTGAAATGGACATGCTGCTCAGTACAGGAGAGCAAGTCAGTGTGTCTTTGGTCGCGATGGCGATCGCTTCGCTGGGCAGTCGAGCGGTTAGCCTAACCGGCGGACAGATCGGACTGCACACCGATAGCAGTTTCAGCAAGGCTCGCATCCGTTCGATTTCGACCGAGCGAATCGAGAAGCTGCTCGATGATGGCAACATCGTTGTCGCGGCCGGATTCCAAGGGATCGACGACGACCTGAACATCACCACGCTCGGCCGCGGCGGCAGCGATACCACCGCGGTTGCCTTGGCTGCGGTTTTGGGTGCCGAAGCATGCGAGATCTACACCGACGTCGATGGGGTTTACACCACCGATCCTCGATTGCTTCCCGAGGCTCGTCGCGTCGACGTGATCAGCTACAACGAAATGTTGGAACTGGCCAGCCTGGGCGCCAGTGTGATGCACAATCGCAGTATCGAATTTGCTAAAAAGTTTGGCGTGCCGATCCATGTCCGAAGTAGCTTTTCGGATTCCCAAGGCACGATGATTGTCGCCGAACAAGAATCCGAATCGGCCCCGGTCAGCGGCGCCGCGATGACTCCCGACGAAGCACGCGTGACGGTCCTTGGGGTGCCTGACATTCCCGGAAAAAGTCTGCAGATCTTTTCGGCGATCGCGGAACGCAAAATCGCCGTCGACATGGTGGTCCAAAACATCGGCGACGGCGGCAAGGCGGATGTCTCGTTCACGGTGCAACGCAACGAACTTGAGACCACCCTCTCGGCACTCGAGCCGATTTTAGAATCGATCGGTGCCGACGGCATCACGCATGATGATCAGGTCAGCAAGGTTTCGGTTGTCGGTGCCAACATGGCCAACCAAGCTGGTGTGGCGAGTCAAATGTTTCGTGCCTTGGCTGACGCCGGCGTCAACATTCACATGATCACAACGAGTGAAATCAAAATCAGTGCCCTCGTCCGGCGCGACCAAGCATCCGATGCCCTGCGAGCCGTTCATCGATCTTTTAAACTGCACGAAACACCGGACGATGCAAAATCATGGAGCCAGATCAAAGCCGACCGCGAAGCCGAGGGCGTCGAAGTCGAAACGCTGATCAGTCGGCTGCGTGACGACGCGCTCGAAGCCCTCACGCTAACCGGAATTTCGTTGCTCGATGGACAAGCTCGCGTGACCCTCTCCGGTGTGCCCGATCAACCCGGCATCGCCGCCGACATGTTCGAACGAATCGGTGCGGCCGGGATCTTTGTCGATATGATCGTCCAAGGCTACGACGGCGAAGACGGATCGACCAGCGTTAGCTTTACCGTCAATGCGGAAACACTCGAAGCGAGCCTGAAGGTCGCCAACGAAATTGCCAAGTCACATGGGATGCGAGCCGTGCAGGGCGAAGCAGGAATCGCTAAAGTCACCGTCAGCGGAATCGGCCTGCGGAGCCACACTCACGTCGCGACGTTATTGTTCCGGACGCTGAGTGACAACGACATCAACGTAGAAATGATCGGAACGAGCGAGCTGCAGGTGAACGCCGTCATCGACAGCAAGTCTGCCGAGGCTGCGAAACAAGGACTCGAGAAAGTTTTCGCCGGCTCGCTGTATTGA
- a CDS encoding DUF4416 family protein codes for MAEVLYVEPVVRFCAVISQDDQVRSEAIERLSQHWGVITNQSAPLPFVAGGYYAASMGDGLRKVLVALGDPLDAGSMADWKLWTNDVELEFAKKYPQQPRPLNLDPGYITQAKLVLATTKDRDHRVYLRDGIFGEITLTYTAKRWIHHRWTYPDYRTDEVAKFATECRNSLRAFLKRSTGFRQRDAN; via the coding sequence GTGGCAGAGGTGCTGTATGTCGAACCGGTCGTCCGTTTTTGTGCCGTGATTTCGCAAGATGATCAGGTTCGCTCCGAAGCTATCGAGCGACTCTCACAACACTGGGGCGTGATCACCAATCAGAGCGCACCATTACCGTTTGTCGCCGGCGGCTATTACGCGGCCTCGATGGGCGATGGGCTTCGAAAAGTTCTCGTGGCATTGGGAGATCCGCTCGATGCGGGCTCGATGGCGGACTGGAAACTGTGGACAAACGACGTCGAGTTGGAGTTCGCCAAAAAGTATCCCCAACAACCAAGACCGCTGAATCTTGACCCGGGGTACATCACTCAGGCCAAACTGGTGTTGGCAACCACCAAAGATCGTGACCATCGCGTGTACCTACGTGATGGAATTTTCGGCGAAATCACGTTGACCTACACCGCCAAGCGTTGGATCCACCACCGCTGGACTTATCCGGATTACCGCACCGATGAAGTCGCCAAGTTCGCTACTGAGTGCCGCAACAGCCTGCGTGCCTTTTTGAAACGATCCACTGGCTTTCGACAACGTGACGCGAACTGA
- a CDS encoding sulfite exporter TauE/SafE family protein, whose amino-acid sequence MEFATYGLLVAAGFLAGIINTIAGGGSFLTLPALMAFGLDPKMANGTNRVAVLFSSSAAVATFHRHGHLDRKLANRLTWPTMLGVPVGALSAVYLPPDAFEPVFGLIFLGMAIVLAKNPKRLAQSMKPTKNTASWIRPAFFLIGVYVGFIQAGMGILVLLAMSWTTGGDLVGSNAVKNWIAFLVTLTATVVFTIYGLVQWAPGLSMAAGNLIGGVVGAKLAIKKGNRMIFWFLIVVMIATGTKLIVSAFL is encoded by the coding sequence TTGGAATTTGCCACATATGGACTGTTAGTTGCCGCCGGATTCCTTGCCGGGATCATCAACACGATCGCCGGTGGCGGATCATTTTTGACGCTGCCCGCCCTGATGGCGTTTGGGTTAGATCCCAAAATGGCCAATGGCACGAACAGGGTCGCCGTGTTGTTTTCCAGTAGCGCAGCAGTGGCGACGTTTCATCGGCACGGGCATTTGGACCGGAAGCTCGCCAATCGGTTGACATGGCCGACGATGCTGGGGGTCCCGGTCGGCGCGTTGTCTGCGGTGTACCTTCCGCCGGATGCATTCGAACCGGTCTTCGGCCTGATTTTTCTGGGGATGGCGATCGTGCTTGCGAAAAACCCCAAGCGTTTAGCACAATCGATGAAGCCGACGAAAAATACTGCAAGCTGGATCCGACCTGCGTTTTTCCTGATCGGAGTTTATGTCGGGTTCATCCAGGCCGGTATGGGGATCCTGGTGCTGTTGGCGATGAGCTGGACGACGGGTGGAGATTTGGTCGGCAGCAATGCCGTCAAGAACTGGATCGCATTTTTGGTCACGTTGACCGCGACGGTTGTCTTTACGATTTACGGATTAGTCCAATGGGCGCCAGGGCTGTCGATGGCGGCTGGCAACCTAATCGGTGGCGTTGTCGGGGCGAAGTTGGCGATCAAGAAAGGCAACCGAATGATCTTTTGGTTTTTAATCGTCGTGATGATCGCCACAGGGACCAAGTTGATCGTCTCCGCATTCCTCTGA